In Fundidesulfovibrio magnetotacticus, a single window of DNA contains:
- a CDS encoding class I SAM-dependent methyltransferase, with amino-acid sequence MGTYCVGIPYEWFENIAIDFLGNIDRARKLFEGFAHNVTQELASPVRICIYGAGGSGHIAYSLLRECEGIQVVGVADTRAPSTPMDRIPYINPLHKNAFAGVDLVFIATAPKHYAAIVSSYFTPGNGMCSIAYMYTDAEDVQYLKNPLIREESYAMLKDFFASFKEMYLKRESSKQIEPSERLAEYSFVMNKLRTIPGRRLLDVGTSRTSLPNLLHACGFEVVALDASEQFNTCFYVELGDIVTKKFDTQFDIVVCVSTLEHIFDCDAAMSNMYRLLRSGGHLIVTFPYSDNCPVNNIYEHCGGDLPWPGALTRIFARVDVDRWISNDGWRLVAEEYFNVWGSDYCNQSVAAFPVVPVSISEEHDVACLIFSKQ; translated from the coding sequence ATGGGTACTTATTGTGTCGGTATTCCGTATGAATGGTTTGAAAATATAGCAATTGACTTTCTGGGTAATATTGATCGTGCCCGGAAGTTGTTCGAGGGATTTGCGCATAACGTAACGCAGGAACTCGCTTCGCCTGTCAGGATTTGTATCTATGGAGCGGGGGGGAGTGGGCATATTGCATACAGTCTTCTTAGGGAGTGTGAGGGCATTCAAGTGGTTGGGGTCGCGGACACGAGGGCTCCAAGCACGCCAATGGACCGCATACCGTATATCAATCCTCTCCATAAAAATGCATTTGCTGGTGTTGATTTGGTGTTCATCGCTACGGCTCCCAAGCATTATGCTGCTATTGTGTCAAGTTACTTTACTCCTGGCAACGGGATGTGTTCAATTGCCTATATGTACACAGACGCCGAGGATGTTCAGTATTTGAAGAATCCACTGATTCGAGAAGAAAGCTATGCGATGTTGAAAGATTTTTTCGCGTCTTTCAAAGAGATGTACCTTAAACGTGAGAGTAGTAAGCAAATTGAACCGTCAGAACGGCTTGCTGAGTATTCGTTTGTGATGAATAAGCTAAGGACGATTCCCGGGCGTCGCTTGCTGGATGTCGGCACGTCACGCACATCCTTGCCTAATTTGTTGCATGCATGTGGTTTTGAAGTTGTCGCCTTGGACGCGAGCGAGCAATTCAACACATGTTTTTATGTGGAGCTTGGGGATATCGTTACGAAGAAATTCGATACACAGTTTGATATTGTTGTCTGTGTTAGCACGCTGGAACACATTTTCGACTGTGACGCGGCCATGTCGAATATGTACAGGTTGCTTCGCAGTGGCGGACATTTGATTGTAACTTTCCCGTATAGCGACAACTGTCCTGTAAATAATATTTACGAGCATTGCGGTGGTGATTTGCCTTGGCCCGGAGCGTTGACCCGAATATTTGCAAGGGTTGATGTAGACAGGTGGATAAGCAATGACGGCTGGCGCCTTGTGGCTGAAGAGTACTTCAATGTCTGGGGTAGCGATTATTGCAATCAGTCAGTGGCGGCATTTCCGGTCGTGCCGGTGTCAATTTCCGAGGAGCACGATGTGGCATGCTTGATCTTTTCTAAGCAATGA
- a CDS encoding tetratricopeptide repeat protein, with protein sequence MAQSAPSPVRLNVTVIVSGNEENARRDRQCLKQLKASMIQSFTSGSEAIDFLGVQDVDLVVLDTALSDMDGLKFLRLMRLNMNLKDTPVVMVTQEGQKDRVLEAIAAGVDGYVLRPYSLETFQRHMLRALKVDKLVEIETAQLQEGKRLLAAGHFEDAIEAFEELVSEDNQAQKYYDMGCKYLMKQKYGQAILSFKKAVKINELFAEAYKGLAEAYKGKGDLEGYKTYLQRAAETFAHFNRLEETKELFIEVLKYDAASPNPFNSLGVRLRKAGDLPGALHAYRQALELTPDDENIHFNMAKAMHFMGDAKGAQDSLLKALWINPNFTEGLKLHLKIFNREFKAPKGAGMTGGPPSTGTLDSMQDI encoded by the coding sequence GTGGCCCAGAGCGCGCCTTCCCCCGTCCGACTGAACGTGACCGTGATCGTCTCCGGCAACGAGGAGAACGCCCGCCGCGACAGGCAGTGCCTGAAGCAGCTCAAGGCGTCCATGATCCAGTCCTTCACGTCCGGTTCCGAGGCCATCGACTTCCTGGGCGTCCAGGACGTGGACCTCGTGGTGCTCGACACCGCCCTTTCCGACATGGACGGGCTCAAGTTCCTGCGGCTCATGCGCCTGAACATGAACCTCAAGGACACGCCCGTGGTGATGGTGACGCAGGAGGGCCAGAAGGACAGGGTGCTGGAGGCCATCGCGGCGGGCGTGGACGGCTACGTGCTGCGCCCCTATTCGCTGGAGACGTTCCAGCGGCACATGCTGCGCGCGCTCAAGGTGGACAAGCTGGTGGAGATCGAGACGGCCCAGTTGCAGGAGGGCAAGCGTCTGCTGGCCGCCGGGCATTTCGAGGACGCCATCGAGGCCTTCGAGGAGCTGGTCAGCGAGGACAACCAGGCCCAGAAGTACTACGACATGGGCTGCAAGTACCTGATGAAGCAGAAGTACGGTCAGGCGATCCTCTCGTTCAAGAAGGCCGTGAAGATCAACGAACTCTTCGCGGAGGCCTACAAGGGGCTTGCCGAGGCCTACAAGGGCAAGGGCGATCTGGAGGGCTACAAGACCTACCTGCAGCGCGCGGCCGAGACCTTCGCGCACTTCAACCGCCTGGAGGAGACCAAGGAGCTGTTCATCGAGGTGCTCAAGTACGACGCCGCGAGCCCCAACCCCTTCAACTCGCTGGGCGTGCGGCTGCGCAAGGCGGGCGACCTGCCCGGGGCGCTGCACGCCTACCGCCAGGCCCTGGAGCTGACGCCCGACGACGAGAACATCCACTTCAACATGGCCAAGGCCATGCACTTCATGGGCGACGCCAAAGGCGCGCAGGATTCGCTCTTGAAGGCCCTGTGGATCAACCCCAACTTCACCGAAGGGCTGAAGCTCCACCTGAAGATCTTCAACCGCGAGTTCAAGGCCCCCAAGGGCGCGGGCATGACCGGCGGCCCGCCCTCAACGGGCACGCTGGACAGCATGCAGGATATTTGA
- a CDS encoding HD domain-containing protein: MHAHIRWFEEYVAGFLTGNPEDDHHLQLKREHSLKVLDEARAITPTLGLDAAAERAAHLAALLHDAGRFPQYRAYKTFRDSQSVDHGLLGARTLRVEGVPDVRDARVRALVRGAVALHNRRALPPFASPELALLARIVRDADKLDIVRIMLDHLRPGGQRSDVVVLHLEEDPERFSPAIVEQIMAGRIGDYSAMRTCNDFVLLLLSWVHDLNFAASRRAFRLRGHADELLGLLPRDPRLTPLRDRIYTVLDT, translated from the coding sequence ATGCACGCCCACATCCGCTGGTTCGAGGAGTACGTCGCCGGGTTCCTGACCGGGAACCCCGAGGACGACCACCACCTGCAACTCAAGCGCGAGCACTCCCTGAAGGTGCTGGACGAGGCCCGGGCCATCACGCCCACCCTCGGCCTGGATGCGGCCGCGGAGCGCGCCGCGCACCTGGCGGCGCTCCTGCACGACGCCGGGCGCTTCCCCCAGTACCGCGCCTACAAGACCTTTCGCGACTCCCAGAGCGTGGACCACGGGCTCCTGGGCGCACGCACATTGCGCGTCGAGGGCGTCCCGGACGTGCGGGACGCGCGCGTCCGCGCCCTGGTGCGCGGCGCGGTGGCCCTGCACAACCGGCGGGCGCTGCCCCCCTTCGCGTCCCCGGAACTGGCGCTGCTGGCGCGCATCGTGCGCGACGCCGACAAGCTCGACATCGTGCGCATCATGCTCGACCACCTGCGCCCCGGCGGCCAGCGCTCCGACGTGGTGGTGCTCCACCTGGAGGAGGACCCCGAGCGCTTCTCCCCCGCCATCGTGGAGCAGATCATGGCCGGGCGCATCGGGGACTACTCGGCCATGCGCACCTGCAACGACTTCGTGCTCCTGCTGCTCAGCTGGGTGCACGACCTCAACTTCGCCGCTTCACGCCGGGCCTTCCGTTTGCGCGGCCACGCGGACGAGCTTTTGGGGCTCCTCCCTCGGGACCCCCGGTTGACGCCCCTGCGCGACAGGATTTATACTGTCCTGGACACGTAG
- a CDS encoding response regulator, which produces MKALVVEDDFASRKLLQKILAPYGDADIAVNGLEAIDAFKRALDEEAPYDLICMDIMMPEMDGQEALKKIRAIERERKIPPLQEAKVIMTTALDDPKNVVEAYYKGGATSYVPKPIDKQMLLHLLKNLGLIC; this is translated from the coding sequence ATGAAGGCGCTCGTGGTGGAAGACGATTTCGCAAGCAGGAAACTGTTGCAAAAAATACTCGCCCCGTACGGTGATGCCGACATCGCCGTGAACGGCCTGGAAGCCATCGACGCCTTCAAAAGGGCTCTCGATGAGGAAGCCCCCTACGACCTCATCTGCATGGACATCATGATGCCCGAAATGGACGGCCAGGAGGCCCTGAAGAAGATTCGCGCCATCGAACGCGAACGCAAGATCCCTCCGCTGCAGGAAGCCAAGGTGATCATGACCACGGCACTGGACGACCCCAAGAACGTGGTGGAGGCCTACTACAAGGGCGGGGCCACATCCTACGTGCCCAAACCCATCGACAAACAAATGCTCCTGCACCTGCTCAAGAACCTCGGGCTGATCTGCTGA
- a CDS encoding Tim44 domain-containing protein — protein MDLLPLLGAFPAQAAQDVLGQQPSRALMGLLDVIFIALAGWVAWRVISNLSKRRPPDEDNTYDVTPRDDEGDSGMDQRSRRAQAAWEYLTGQQGRDLRQPPAQDEPHEPDAPGTFNQAEFLRGAKVMFGRIKQSWAMRNLSDLRQFAAPDMMARFERWAAERPDRQAVSVLLVEAQVLEVQREAGRTVVEVAYQATVADDPSASRQVNEVWRFSREENVADAKWLLEDMAQRQ, from the coding sequence ATGGACCTCCTCCCGCTCCTCGGCGCGTTTCCGGCCCAGGCTGCGCAGGACGTGCTGGGCCAGCAGCCCTCCCGGGCCCTGATGGGCCTTCTGGACGTCATCTTCATCGCTCTGGCGGGCTGGGTGGCCTGGCGGGTGATCTCCAACCTCTCCAAGCGCCGCCCCCCCGACGAAGACAACACCTACGACGTCACCCCCCGTGACGACGAAGGCGATTCCGGCATGGACCAGCGCAGCCGCCGCGCCCAGGCGGCCTGGGAATACCTGACCGGCCAGCAGGGGCGCGACCTGCGCCAGCCCCCCGCCCAGGACGAACCCCACGAGCCCGACGCCCCCGGGACCTTCAACCAGGCCGAATTCCTGCGCGGGGCCAAGGTGATGTTCGGGCGCATCAAGCAGTCCTGGGCCATGCGCAACCTCTCGGACCTGCGCCAGTTCGCGGCCCCGGACATGATGGCCCGCTTCGAGCGCTGGGCCGCCGAGCGTCCGGACCGTCAGGCCGTCTCGGTGCTGCTGGTGGAGGCCCAGGTGCTGGAGGTGCAACGCGAGGCGGGACGCACCGTGGTGGAAGTGGCCTACCAGGCCACCGTGGCCGACGACCCCAGCGCCAGCCGCCAGGTGAACGAGGTGTGGCGCTTCTCCCGAGAGGAGAACGTGGCCGACGCCAAGTGGCTCCTGGAAGACATGGCCCAGCGCCAGTAA
- a CDS encoding RDD family protein — MVCAKCGKNNVDLSKYCQACGQPLGSSAQPVGGVGVPGRPPGGVGVTAQASVNVGVTRQPAGSPGPAAGVSGQTGGQPRYASWIRIGAYLIDVLICSVAMVALGVLSAVVSNGDNENFLTLLSIVLSWLYFALQESSSSQGTFGKRAVGVMVTDLQGRRISFGQATGRYFSKMLSALLLLFGYIMIIFTAKKQGLHDKMASTLVVYR, encoded by the coding sequence ATGGTTTGTGCGAAGTGCGGCAAGAACAACGTCGATTTGTCTAAGTACTGCCAGGCCTGCGGCCAACCGCTGGGCAGTTCCGCCCAGCCGGTCGGGGGGGTGGGAGTTCCAGGTCGGCCCCCGGGTGGGGTGGGTGTCACGGCCCAGGCATCGGTCAATGTCGGCGTCACGCGGCAGCCTGCCGGGAGCCCCGGTCCAGCAGCCGGGGTTTCGGGACAGACCGGTGGGCAGCCTCGCTATGCATCCTGGATCAGGATCGGGGCCTACCTGATCGACGTGCTCATATGCAGTGTGGCGATGGTCGCGTTGGGAGTGCTGAGCGCGGTTGTCTCCAATGGCGACAACGAGAACTTCCTGACCCTGCTGTCCATAGTTCTTTCTTGGCTCTACTTCGCACTGCAGGAAAGTTCGTCGTCCCAGGGCACTTTCGGCAAACGGGCCGTGGGCGTCATGGTCACCGATCTGCAGGGTCGGAGGATCTCTTTCGGTCAGGCGACCGGCCGCTATTTCTCGAAGATGCTTTCCGCTTTGCTGCTGCTGTTCGGATACATCATGATCATCTTCACCGCGAAAAAACAGGGCCTGCACGACAAGATGGCGTCCACCCTCGTGGTCTACCGCTAG
- a CDS encoding RDD family protein yields MANAVVWLYYALQESSPVQATLGKRIMGLKVMDLEGRRISFGRATGRYAAKLLSGGLLLLGYAMILFTKKRQGLHDLLAGTVVVCR; encoded by the coding sequence ATGGCCAACGCGGTGGTCTGGCTCTATTACGCGCTCCAGGAGAGTTCCCCGGTCCAGGCCACCCTGGGCAAGCGGATCATGGGCCTCAAGGTGATGGACCTGGAGGGCCGCCGCATCAGCTTCGGCCGGGCCACGGGGCGCTACGCCGCCAAGCTGCTCTCGGGCGGGCTGCTCCTGCTGGGCTACGCCATGATCCTCTTCACGAAGAAGCGCCAGGGCCTGCACGACCTGCTGGCCGGGACCGTGGTGGTTTGTCGTTGA
- a CDS encoding aminotransferase class IV codes for MLAAPRPGSGQVLAFYEHRVGAVCKDPALMLMPWDDHLVHRGDGVFETIKWVDSKVYLLDEHLARMGRSGQAIGLEPPCPWEAVREIVLATGRAAGTPNGLFRMLLGRGPGGFGLDPSECPEPSLYVAAYEYAPKPDAFYQKGVTAFRTSIPAKQSYLATIKSIDYLPNVLMKKEALAKGKDFPVCFDARGFLAEGATENVALVDKDGCITVPRLDNALSGTTLLRVLELARGEISHCYKSITEDDIREAREMLILGTTAQCLSIVEYDGRPVGGGTPGPVSRRLLELLKKDLAQNGVSL; via the coding sequence ATGCTCGCGGCCCCGCGCCCCGGCTCCGGCCAGGTGCTGGCCTTCTACGAACACCGCGTGGGGGCCGTCTGCAAGGACCCGGCCCTCATGCTCATGCCCTGGGACGACCATCTGGTCCACCGGGGCGACGGCGTCTTCGAGACCATCAAGTGGGTGGACTCCAAGGTCTACCTCCTGGACGAGCACCTGGCCCGCATGGGCCGCTCCGGCCAGGCCATCGGGCTCGAGCCCCCCTGCCCCTGGGAGGCGGTGCGCGAGATCGTGCTGGCCACCGGGCGCGCGGCGGGCACGCCCAACGGGCTCTTCCGCATGCTCCTTGGGCGCGGCCCCGGCGGCTTCGGGCTGGACCCCTCCGAGTGCCCCGAGCCCAGCCTCTACGTGGCGGCCTACGAGTATGCGCCCAAGCCCGACGCCTTCTACCAGAAGGGCGTCACGGCCTTCCGCACGTCCATCCCGGCCAAGCAGAGCTACCTGGCCACCATCAAGAGCATCGACTATCTGCCCAACGTGCTCATGAAGAAGGAGGCCCTGGCCAAAGGCAAGGACTTCCCCGTGTGCTTCGACGCGCGCGGCTTCCTGGCCGAGGGGGCCACCGAGAACGTGGCCCTGGTGGACAAGGACGGCTGCATCACCGTGCCCAGGCTGGACAACGCCCTCTCGGGCACCACGCTCCTGCGCGTGCTGGAGCTGGCCCGGGGCGAAATCAGCCACTGTTACAAGTCCATCACCGAGGACGACATCCGCGAGGCCCGGGAGATGCTCATCCTGGGCACCACGGCCCAGTGCCTCTCCATCGTGGAGTACGACGGCCGCCCCGTGGGCGGCGGAACTCCCGGACCGGTGAGCCGCAGGCTCCTGGAACTCTTGAAGAAGGACCTGGCCCAAAACGGCGTGTCCCTCTAG